The Deltaproteobacteria bacterium genome includes the window GGCCCCGCGGCGCCGTCTTCTCCACGAGGACATCGAGGGTCTCCCCGACGAGCGCCGCGTTTCGCGCCGCCAGGATGTCCGCCTGGGCGTCCCGCACGCGCCGCGCCCGTTCCTCCTTCAACGGTTCCGGCACCTGCGACGGCATCGCGTACGCCGGGGTCCCTTCCTCGCGCGAGTACGGGAACACGCCGAGGTAGTCCCAGCGGCTGTCGTGGACGAACCGCAGCAGCCGGTCGAACGCCGACCTCGTCTCCCCGGGAAATCCGACGATCAGCGAGGTCCGCAGGAACACGCCCGGAATGCCGGCGCGCACCCGCTCCAGCATCCGGAGGACGTCGGACGGACCGTACCGCCTGCCCATCCGCCGCAGGATCGCCGCGTCGATGTGCTGCACCGGGATGTCCAGGTAGCGGCACACCTTCTCCTCGGAGCGGAGCAGTTCGACGATCCCTTCGTCGACCCCGCCGGGATGAAGATACAGGAGGCGGATCCACCGGACGCCCCGCACGCGGCACAGGGCCCGCACCAGCGAAACCAGCCCTCCCTTCTCCCCCCGGTCCCGCCCGTAGGCGGTGATGTCCTGCCCGACGAGGTTCAGCTCCTTCGCCCCGCGGCGCACGAGCGCCCGCGCCTCCGCCAGCAGCGACTCCCGGTCCCGGCTCCGCAGGGGGCCCCGGATGTCCGGTATGGAGCAGTAGGAGCACCGGTTGTCGCACCCCTCGAGGATCTTGAGGAAGGCGGCGCCCCCGGAGACGTCGGCCGCCCGGTGGCGGTACGCCTCCTCGGACAGCGCCCCGTCGCCCACGAGGGAGCGCGGGACCGGGGCCGCCGCGCCGTCCCGGGCAAGCAACTTCGCGAGCAGCCCCGGCAGGTCCGGGATGTCGCCCGGACCGAGAAAAAGGTCGACCTCGGGAAGCAGCTCCGGCAGTTCGTCCCGGTACCGCCGCGTCATGCATCCCGCCACCACGAGCCGCCGGATCCGCCCCCGCCGCTTCTCGTCCGCGAGGG containing:
- the rimO gene encoding 30S ribosomal protein S12 methylthiotransferase RimO — protein: MRAGRGKATGTVRIRTLGCGKNAVDAEVMAGLLAEGGFSVVKGGRADAAVLNTCGFIRAAKEESIAEILSLADEKRRGRIRRLVVAGCMTRRYRDELPELLPEVDLFLGPGDIPDLPGLLAKLLARDGAAAPVPRSLVGDGALSEEAYRHRAADVSGGAAFLKILEGCDNRCSYCSIPDIRGPLRSRDRESLLAEARALVRRGAKELNLVGQDITAYGRDRGEKGGLVSLVRALCRVRGVRWIRLLYLHPGGVDEGIVELLRSEEKVCRYLDIPVQHIDAAILRRMGRRYGPSDVLRMLERVRAGIPGVFLRTSLIVGFPGETRSAFDRLLRFVHDSRWDYLGVFPYSREEGTPAYAMPSQVPEPLKEERARRVRDAQADILAARNAALVGETLDVLVEKTAPRGRATGRHRGQAPEVDGSVLLRGFAGSPGDICRARVTRAREWDLTARAARPETD